A window of Roseiflexus castenholzii DSM 13941 genomic DNA:
AGCGTACTCTGACGCCGAATCTGGTGCAGGGGGCGGCCATCCTGATCTACGCGGCGACTGCGCTGCCGCTGCTGATGTGGACGCCGCTGGGGGTGGCGGCGCTCATTCTGGCGAATTCGGCGCAGTGGATCGGGCATGCGCTGATCCTCTACCTCCTCTCGCAGCGCCTGGTGGATCTCGGTGGTCTGCGCATCGGCGAAACCTTCTGGAAATGTCTGATCGCCTGCATAGCGCTCTTTTGTGTGGCATGGTGGCTGGGCAATGCGCTTGCGTTCGCCGGTCCGCTGGCGGTATTGCTGGGCGCAGGTGGGCTTGGAACGCTGACATATGCCGGTGTCTGCCTGGCGCTGCGCGTCGAGGCGCTCGACTTCCTGATAACCACCCTGCGACAGCGGGGATTCTTCCCTACCGCATAAAGGAACTCCTCCGCTTTTCCTTTCCCGCGCCGCATCCTAAGATGTGCCCATCTTTCTCCTCGCTTCTGGGGTGGTTCCAGGTAACAACCATTTCTATACCTTCTCTGCGCTCGCCTTTTGGCAATGCGCATGTACCGGCGCGGTCGAGCGCGAACCTTGCTCGAAGCGCCGGTTCTGGCGCCGATCTGCGTGTGAGTTTGCGCACTGCCGGGATGGTGTCGTTATCGGAACGAGCGTGATGTCAGAAGCGGGGAAGGTGGCGGACGTCTGAGTTGGGAAATCGATAACAACCTGAGAGGAGCGCATGGAACAGAACATCATCACCGGAGTGTTTCTGCCAATCGCAATCGCCATCATCATGTGGGGCATGGGTCTGTCGCTGGTTGTGGATGATTTTCGGCGGGTGTTGTTCTACCCAAAAGCGGTCGCCATCGGTCTATTCGGTCAGTTGGTTGTCTTGCCGCTGGTTGGCTTCTTCATCGCCTCGACGTTCAATCTTCCGCCTGAGTATGCCGTCGGATTGATGATTGTCGCGCTGTGCCCCGGCGGTCCGACGTCGAACCTGATTTCGTTCCTCTCGCGCGGTGATGTGGCGCTGTCGGTGACGCTGACGGCAATATCGAATACGGTGACGGTCATCACGATTCCGCCGCTGGTCAACTGGATGCTGTTTCACTTCATGGGACAGGGAACAACGCTCCAGTTGCCGTTTGTGCAGACCGTCGTGCAGATTGCGCTATTGACAATTGTTCCAGTTGCGCTCGGGATGTGGATGCGGGCAAAACGCCCTGAGTTCGCCGCTGAAGCCGATTTTCCGGTGAAGGTTGCATCGGTGGCGCTGCTGGTTCTGGTGATCCTGGCGGCGATCATCCGCGAGCGGGCGATCATCGTCCAGGCATTCATTGATGTCGGTCCGGCGACGTTGATGTTGAGCGCCGTAAGCATGCTGCTTGGCTTTACCATCGCTGCAATCATGCGTCTCAACTGGTCGCAGCGCATCACCAGCGGCATTGAGGTCGGCATCCAGAATGGAACCCTGGCGATTGCGCTGGCGTCGGGCGCAACATTCCTCAACAACCCCGCCATGGCTATCCCGCCGGCGATCTATAGCCTGGTGATGTTCGGCACGGCTGCGGCGTTCGGGTTCTTTGTCAATGCGCGGATCGGGCGCCGACAGTGCGCATGCTGCCTTGATCGTTTCCGCCTTGATATCTTCGACCTGAACCGGACGAAGGGCGAGCGCGACAGCGAGATTCCGGCAACTGCCGCAACCGTGCCATCCGGGCGCGTCCAAACCTCGACCGGTTTCTGAGTTGTGAACATGTGATAACCAGGGGATATGGCAAGCGCCTCTTGACGTGGTGCGCACTCCCGACTATACTCTAGTCGTAGATGGGGAGTAGCAACCGGATTGTCCGGATCAGGCAGTCGTCACCACGGAAAGGAATTTCCCGGCTGCCTGAACGAAACCGCAAGACCATCGCAGCAAGCGATGGTCTTTTTCTGTTGGTGGGCAGAGAAGGGAGCATGGGCATGAAATCGTCGACTGTACAATCGGATATCAAACCGCAGACGTCCCCCCTAACGCACGGAGATGCGGCGCCGGAGAACTCCTGGCATGCGTACCCTATCGATGAAGTTTTTGCTCTGCTCGATAGCAAACCGGACGGATTGAGCAGCGACGAGTCCCGGAAGCGTCTGGAGCAGTATGGTCCGAATGAACTTCAGGCGGCGCGGCGCATCTCGCCTTGGGAGATTCTGCTCGAACAGTTCAAGAATGTTCTGATCATCATTCTGCTGATTGCGACGGCGATTTCGTTCTTTTTGGGTCATGGCGTCGAGTCGATTGTCATTGCCATTATCGTTCTCTTTGCCGTGCTTCTGGGGTTTATCCAGGAATACCGCGCTGAGCGCGCCATCGAGGCGTTGCAGCAAATGGCGGCGCCCACTGCCACTGTGTTGCGCGATGGAAAAGAGATGCGCATTCCTGCGCGCGATCTGGTTCCCGGCGATGTCATTCTTCTGCACACCGGCGATCGAGTGCCGGCGGATGCGCGTTTGATCGAGGCGATTAATTTGCAAATCGAGGAAGCCGCACTGACCGGCGAGTCGGTTCCGGTCGAGAAGCATATCGATCCGCTGGGGCGCGATAACCTGCCGCTCGGAGACCGCAGGAATATGGCATATGCCGGCACGTCGGTGACGTATGGACGTGGGAAGGCGCTGATCGTCGCCACCGGCATGCGCACCGAGTTTGGCAAAATTGCGCAGATGCTCCAGACGGTCGAGACGGTGCGCACACCGCTTCAGCAGAACCTGGATCGGGTCGGCGGAGTGCTGGCGCGCGCGGCGTTTGTGGTTGTGGCGCTCATCGTGGCGCTTGGGTTGCTGCGCGGGCAACCGATCATCGATATGCTGATCTTTGGTATCGCGCTGGCAGTGGCAGTCGTACCGGAAGCGCTTCCAGCCGTTGTCACGATTTCGCTGGCGATTGGCGTGCAGAAAATGGCGAAACGCCATGCCCTCATCCGTCGTCTGCCGGCGGTTGAAACGCTGGGCAGCACCTCGGTGATCTGCACCGATAAAACCGGCACGTTGACCAAAGATGAGATGACCGTTCGCCAGATCGTTACGGGCGAACAATGTTTTACCGTCTCAGGCGCCGGGTACGCGCCCGAAGGCGAGTTCCTTCTCGATGATCATCCGGTTTCGCCGCCGGAGCCGCTCGCGCTCACCCTGACGGCTGCGGTTCTCGCGTCTGATGCGCGCCTGATCCGGAAAGAAGATGGCGGTTGGGACATCAAAGGTGATCCGACGGAAGGCGCGCTCATCGTCGCGGCTGCCAAAGCGGGCTTATGGAAGGAGACCCTCGACGCTGCGAATCCACGCATCCACGAAATCCCGTTTTCGTCCGAAACCAAGCGCATGACGACGCTCCACCGGGGAGCGGATGGCGTGACCGCGTATGCAAAAGGAGCGCCGGAAGTCATTCTGGAAGGGTGCGTTTCTGTCATGACCGCCGATGGCATGCACCTGCTAGACGATGCCAGGCGTGAGCAGATTCTGCGTCAGGCGCAGGAGATGGCGAGCCAGGCGATGCGGGTGCTGGGTATTGCGTTCAAACCGGGCGCCACGCCGGATGATGCAGAAACCGGTATGACCTTCCTGGGTCTTGTGGGCATGATCGATCCGCCCCGTCCAGAAGCGAAAGGCGCGATTGCCACCTGTATCGAAGCCGGCATCCGGCCGGTCATGATCACCGGCGATCATCCATTGACAGCGCAGGCGATTGCGCGGGAGTTGCGCCTGCTTGATGGCGGGCGCGTTGTGACCGGCGCTGAACTAGAAGCCATGTCGGATGAGCGGTTGAAGCGTGAGGTGCAAAATATCAGCGTCTATGCGCGCGTCTCACCGTCGCACAAACTGCGGGTGGTGACTGCATGGCAGTCGAACGGGCATGTGGTCGCTATGACCGGTGATGGCGTCAACGATGCGCCGGCGCTCAAGCGAGCCGATATCGGTGTAGCGATGGGCGTCACCGGCACCGATGTGACCAAAGAAGCCGCAGCGATGACCCTCACCGACGATAACTTTGCCTCGATCGTGGCAGCCGTGGAAGAGGGGCGCGGCGTCTTCAGTAACATCAAGAAATACCTGATGTATCTGCTCTCGTCCAATATCGGCGAAATCGGACTGATGGCAGGCGCTTCGTTCCTTGGACTGCCGTTGCCGCTTTCGGCGGTGCAGATCCTATACGTCAACCTGGCGACCGATGGGTTGCCCGCGTTGGCGTTGGCAGTCGATCCGCCAGAAGCCGACCTCATGAAGCGCAAGCCGCGCAATCCCCGCACTGGCATCTTTACCCGCCCGGTCGTCACATTGATGGTGCTTGGCGGCGTCTGGTCGGCGATTATCAACCTGGCGCTCTTCGCATGGGCGCTGAATTCGGGGCGCGGATTGGAACAGGCGATGACCATGACGTTTGTCTCGCTGGTGTTGATCCAGTTCTTCAAAGCCTACAACTTTCGATCTGATCGGAATTCGGTGTGGAAGAAGCCGTTTGCCAACAAGTGGCTCAATCTGGCAATTATCTGGGAGTTGGCGCTGCTCTCGCTGATCGTGTATCTGCCGTTTCTGCACGATGCCTTTGGAACGTATGCACTGCCGTTGACCGACTGGTTGATCGTTGCCGGGCTGGCCGTGACCGTCGTGCCGGTACTGGAACTTGCCAAGTGGATGGTGCGCAAGGGATGGTTTGGACTCATTGATCCTGACGAGTGAGGGGGTGATTGGCAAAGCGGACGATGATGCTCGCCTGTGCGCGACTGATTTTTGTACCTTTCGGATGGATAGGACCCTATATTTAGGATTCTATCCACAGTTATTCACAAAATGTGGATAACTGTGACAATATGATGACGGTTACCGTTCAACCAGGCGCATGGTCGCGCTCTCGAGCGCCGACCCAAGGTCGCTAAAGACGCTGACATCACGCAACAGAATGCCAAGCCCGACAATCGTCTGCGCCACTTCGGGG
This region includes:
- a CDS encoding cation-translocating P-type ATPase — encoded protein: MKSSTVQSDIKPQTSPLTHGDAAPENSWHAYPIDEVFALLDSKPDGLSSDESRKRLEQYGPNELQAARRISPWEILLEQFKNVLIIILLIATAISFFLGHGVESIVIAIIVLFAVLLGFIQEYRAERAIEALQQMAAPTATVLRDGKEMRIPARDLVPGDVILLHTGDRVPADARLIEAINLQIEEAALTGESVPVEKHIDPLGRDNLPLGDRRNMAYAGTSVTYGRGKALIVATGMRTEFGKIAQMLQTVETVRTPLQQNLDRVGGVLARAAFVVVALIVALGLLRGQPIIDMLIFGIALAVAVVPEALPAVVTISLAIGVQKMAKRHALIRRLPAVETLGSTSVICTDKTGTLTKDEMTVRQIVTGEQCFTVSGAGYAPEGEFLLDDHPVSPPEPLALTLTAAVLASDARLIRKEDGGWDIKGDPTEGALIVAAAKAGLWKETLDAANPRIHEIPFSSETKRMTTLHRGADGVTAYAKGAPEVILEGCVSVMTADGMHLLDDARREQILRQAQEMASQAMRVLGIAFKPGATPDDAETGMTFLGLVGMIDPPRPEAKGAIATCIEAGIRPVMITGDHPLTAQAIARELRLLDGGRVVTGAELEAMSDERLKREVQNISVYARVSPSHKLRVVTAWQSNGHVVAMTGDGVNDAPALKRADIGVAMGVTGTDVTKEAAAMTLTDDNFASIVAAVEEGRGVFSNIKKYLMYLLSSNIGEIGLMAGASFLGLPLPLSAVQILYVNLATDGLPALALAVDPPEADLMKRKPRNPRTGIFTRPVVTLMVLGGVWSAIINLALFAWALNSGRGLEQAMTMTFVSLVLIQFFKAYNFRSDRNSVWKKPFANKWLNLAIIWELALLSLIVYLPFLHDAFGTYALPLTDWLIVAGLAVTVVPVLELAKWMVRKGWFGLIDPDE
- a CDS encoding bile acid:sodium symporter family protein — its product is MEQNIITGVFLPIAIAIIMWGMGLSLVVDDFRRVLFYPKAVAIGLFGQLVVLPLVGFFIASTFNLPPEYAVGLMIVALCPGGPTSNLISFLSRGDVALSVTLTAISNTVTVITIPPLVNWMLFHFMGQGTTLQLPFVQTVVQIALLTIVPVALGMWMRAKRPEFAAEADFPVKVASVALLVLVILAAIIRERAIIVQAFIDVGPATLMLSAVSMLLGFTIAAIMRLNWSQRITSGIEVGIQNGTLAIALASGATFLNNPAMAIPPAIYSLVMFGTAAAFGFFVNARIGRRQCACCLDRFRLDIFDLNRTKGERDSEIPATAATVPSGRVQTSTGF